One stretch of Candidatus Bathyarchaeia archaeon DNA includes these proteins:
- a CDS encoding molybdopterin-dependent oxidoreductase, with protein sequence MFSQKASQKILPPGQSETKRILRWGIDHPGITSDNPHLKQETYTLVIDGEVEKPAKLTWAEFAALPSVASVSDFHCVEGWSVRDCHWEGVRFSEIEQLVKPKEAAKAVTFECADAYTTSLYRGELAAADVVLAYKLDGELLEEGLGFPVRLIVPGKYAYKSALWVVRVRFTRGKELGFWERRGYSDSADVWKNDRFR encoded by the coding sequence TTGTTTTCTCAAAAAGCAAGCCAGAAAATTCTTCCTCCGGGCCAGTCGGAGACCAAGCGGATTTTGCGGTGGGGGATTGACCATCCGGGGATAACTTCAGATAACCCTCACCTGAAACAAGAAACATACACGTTAGTCATTGACGGGGAAGTGGAGAAACCTGCAAAGCTGACTTGGGCAGAGTTTGCTGCGTTGCCGTCGGTGGCTTCGGTGAGTGATTTTCACTGCGTGGAAGGCTGGAGCGTGCGGGACTGCCACTGGGAGGGCGTGCGATTTAGTGAAATTGAGCAGCTGGTTAAACCAAAAGAGGCGGCTAAAGCGGTAACTTTTGAGTGCGCCGACGCCTACACCACTTCGCTTTATCGTGGAGAACTTGCTGCCGCGGATGTGGTTTTGGCTTACAAGCTTGACGGCGAACTGCTTGAGGAGGGGCTGGGTTTTCCTGTGCGTCTCATAGTGCCCGGCAAGTACGCGTACAAGAGCGCCTTGTGGGTGGTTCGTGTGCGGTTTACGCGGGGCAAAGAGTTGGGGTTTTGGGAGCGCCGTGGCTACAGTGACTCGGCGGATGTTTGGAAGAACGACCGTTTCCGCTAA
- the dinB gene encoding DNA polymerase IV: MPSQSRIVMLVDLDYFFAQCEELRNPALKGKPVVVGMYSGRTETSGAVSTSNYLARKYDVKSGIPLFLAKKRLEGVDAVFLPVDYDYYQQISDKIMAILREYSDVLEQAGIDEAYLDVTEKAKGSYTTAEGLVQQMKAAVKQEVGVTFSVGIAPNKLVAKIASDSHKPDGVTVVEPEKVEGFLSPMPVDALLGVGKKTVAKMSDLGIKTVGDLAGFDVQRLVEVFGKTLGVYFHNAANGVDNDPVQEAGEAESIGRMGTLKEDSRDLEFLMQKIGTQIEEVYAEFTQKKLSYRLVGVVAIMTDLSAKSRSKTLEKPAKDKETLQIAARELFERLLNETELEIRRVGVRVAHLSKEERRQQQLTSFFQP, encoded by the coding sequence GTGCCCAGTCAGAGCCGAATTGTGATGCTGGTGGATTTGGACTACTTTTTTGCCCAATGTGAAGAGCTACGCAACCCCGCCCTCAAAGGCAAACCTGTGGTGGTGGGCATGTACAGTGGGCGAACCGAAACCAGCGGCGCCGTCAGCACTAGTAACTACTTGGCACGTAAATACGACGTAAAGTCAGGCATACCCTTGTTTTTGGCGAAAAAACGCCTTGAAGGTGTTGACGCGGTTTTTCTGCCCGTGGACTACGATTATTACCAGCAGATTTCCGACAAAATAATGGCGATTCTTCGGGAATACTCCGACGTTTTAGAGCAGGCAGGCATCGACGAAGCCTACCTCGATGTCACCGAGAAAGCAAAAGGCAGCTATACGACGGCAGAGGGGCTGGTTCAGCAGATGAAAGCCGCCGTTAAACAGGAGGTGGGCGTTACTTTCTCTGTCGGAATTGCCCCCAACAAGCTCGTCGCAAAAATTGCTTCCGACAGTCATAAACCCGACGGCGTCACCGTTGTCGAGCCTGAAAAGGTGGAAGGATTTCTTTCGCCGATGCCTGTAGACGCGTTGTTGGGTGTGGGCAAGAAAACCGTTGCCAAAATGTCGGATTTGGGCATCAAAACCGTCGGCGACCTTGCAGGGTTTGATGTGCAACGGTTGGTGGAGGTTTTCGGCAAAACTTTGGGCGTGTACTTCCACAACGCAGCCAACGGCGTGGACAATGACCCTGTGCAAGAGGCAGGGGAAGCGGAATCCATCGGCAGGATGGGCACCCTCAAGGAGGATAGCCGCGACTTGGAGTTTCTCATGCAGAAGATAGGCACGCAAATCGAGGAGGTTTACGCGGAGTTCACCCAGAAGAAGCTGAGCTACCGCTTGGTCGGCGTTGTCGCCATCATGACGGATTTAAGCGCAAAGAGCCGCTCTAAAACGCTGGAGAAACCCGCTAAAGACAAAGAAACCCTCCAAATAGCCGCGCGGGAACTCTTCGAAAGGCTCCTTAACGAGACCGAGTTAGAAATTAGGCGGGTTGGCGTGCGGGTTGCGCATTTAAGCAAGGAGGAGCGGCGGCAGCAGCAGTTAACAAGCTTCTTTCAGCCATAA
- a CDS encoding radical SAM protein produces the protein MPLISGFDPWKNSTCTCPPKLTFNPYSGCDHGCLYCYASSYVQNFTECRPKKDLLPTLRREAAKLKGEIVSISNSSDPYPRMEANLGWTRQCLELLAASNCRIQIITKSNLVTRDDDLLTKVPSAVALTITTDDDPLAAVLEPHAPSSSERLRAVKDLMGAGIPVSVRIDPIIPLVNDDPSRLISKLAALGVRHITSSTYKPKPDNWRRLSQALPAVAEKLKPLYFQQGERVGGNTLLPKDLRLKLLSNVREMALAQGMTFGVCRESLPKLNTAACDGSGLIPAAAR, from the coding sequence GTGCCTTTGATTTCGGGTTTTGACCCTTGGAAAAACAGCACCTGCACCTGCCCCCCAAAGCTGACCTTTAACCCGTACAGCGGATGCGACCACGGCTGCCTCTACTGCTATGCTAGCAGCTACGTCCAAAACTTCACCGAGTGCCGCCCCAAAAAGGACCTGCTGCCCACCCTGCGAAGGGAAGCGGCAAAGCTCAAAGGCGAAATCGTGTCCATCTCCAACTCCTCCGACCCCTACCCCCGCATGGAGGCGAATCTGGGTTGGACGCGCCAATGCCTCGAATTACTGGCAGCAAGCAACTGCCGTATCCAAATCATAACCAAATCTAACCTTGTAACCCGAGACGACGACCTCCTCACCAAAGTGCCCTCCGCCGTGGCGCTAACCATAACAACAGACGACGACCCGCTGGCGGCTGTTCTTGAGCCCCACGCGCCTTCCTCTTCGGAGCGTCTGCGCGCAGTTAAGGACCTCATGGGTGCAGGAATACCTGTTTCGGTGCGCATAGACCCTATAATTCCGTTGGTAAACGATGACCCAAGCAGGCTCATCTCCAAGTTGGCTGCTCTTGGCGTGCGGCACATAACCAGTTCCACCTACAAGCCCAAACCCGACAATTGGCGTCGCCTCAGCCAAGCCCTACCTGCGGTTGCCGAAAAGCTTAAGCCGCTATACTTCCAACAGGGAGAACGTGTAGGCGGGAACACGCTTTTGCCCAAAGACCTTCGACTTAAACTGCTGTCAAACGTGCGGGAGATGGCGTTGGCGCAGGGCATGACGTTTGGGGTCTGTCGCGAAAGCTTGCCCAAGCTGAACACGGCGGCATGTGATGGTTCAGGGCTGATTCCCGCCGCTGCGAGGTGA
- a CDS encoding CoA pyrophosphatase — protein sequence MVTVETLKNLSSKLKSVSVEQDANAAVTVILTTTEADFQVLLVKRAVNVRDAWSGQMALPGGKREPTDVTLQATAIRETQEETGVRLRAGQFLGVLEAVEPRTRRGFRVVPFVAALDTEPEVHLNSGELHSYMWVSLEKIRASRGKTAVPHVGEVPAFLLQNEVVWGMTYKILQTITEKMDEIRVR from the coding sequence ATGGTCACAGTGGAAACCCTCAAGAACCTTTCATCTAAGCTTAAGTCTGTTAGCGTTGAGCAGGACGCAAACGCCGCCGTAACCGTCATTCTCACAACCACCGAGGCCGACTTTCAAGTGCTCTTGGTTAAACGTGCAGTCAATGTGAGGGATGCTTGGTCGGGGCAGATGGCGCTTCCAGGCGGAAAACGCGAACCCACCGACGTCACGCTTCAGGCCACGGCAATCCGCGAGACCCAAGAGGAAACAGGCGTCCGACTCCGCGCGGGCCAGTTTCTGGGGGTTTTGGAGGCCGTTGAGCCAAGGACCAGAAGAGGTTTTCGGGTTGTGCCCTTCGTTGCCGCCTTGGATACCGAGCCGGAGGTGCATCTTAACAGTGGTGAGCTGCACAGTTACATGTGGGTTTCTCTTGAAAAAATTCGGGCAAGCCGCGGAAAAACCGCAGTGCCACACGTTGGCGAGGTTCCAGCGTTTCTGCTGCAGAACGAGGTTGTGTGGGGAATGACCTACAAAATCCTGCAAACTATCACCGAGAAAATGGATGAAATTAGGGTTCGGTAG
- a CDS encoding rhodanese-like domain-containing protein, producing MKLYTIKSEGLAHNSYLLIDENEAAVFDPRRDAQIYTRLAQRHCAKIRLIFETHRNEDFVVGAKELQSLTNAQICHSKQLGFTYGEHRLNDGDTLNVGNLQIKALHTPGHTDESLCYAVSNTQKSPEPLMVFTGDTLFVGAVGRTDLQGKKQQPNQAEKLYLSLHEKLLPLGDGMLVYPGHGAGSVCGSGIGKQEFSTLGYEKKTNPYLQLGKEEFVQRAVAQEMLLPAYFRKMEQYNLHGAPLLRGLALPKPLGVDEFEDAKNEVDSIVVDTRLPYAFAGSHLPGSLNLWLEGGTAVYTGWILGYEQRILLVVERQADVERVLRHFWRLGFDNIYGYLCTGVSAWQEQGKPISQVHVLSAQDLQDNLARYVVLDVREPSEWHKEGIIEGAEQVFFADLPKQADNLNRNKRYAVICSVGNRSGIAASLLKRKGFAAVSNVLGGMDAWKKLGYPTVKPPTPQPTEP from the coding sequence ATGAAATTGTACACCATAAAATCCGAAGGATTAGCCCACAACAGCTACCTGCTTATTGACGAAAACGAGGCGGCAGTTTTTGACCCAAGACGCGACGCCCAAATCTACACGCGCCTTGCCCAACGGCACTGCGCCAAAATCCGCCTGATTTTTGAGACGCACCGCAACGAAGACTTCGTGGTTGGCGCCAAGGAGCTTCAAAGCTTAACTAACGCCCAAATCTGCCACAGCAAACAACTCGGCTTCACTTATGGTGAACACAGACTTAATGATGGTGACACGTTGAACGTGGGTAATCTTCAAATCAAAGCTTTGCACACGCCGGGACACACCGACGAATCTCTTTGCTATGCCGTCAGCAACACCCAGAAAAGCCCTGAGCCGCTGATGGTTTTCACAGGCGACACCCTATTTGTCGGCGCTGTAGGCAGAACTGACCTGCAAGGCAAAAAACAACAGCCAAACCAAGCAGAAAAACTCTATTTGAGCCTGCATGAGAAGCTGTTGCCGCTGGGCGACGGCATGCTGGTTTATCCAGGGCATGGTGCTGGAAGCGTGTGCGGCAGCGGCATCGGCAAACAGGAGTTTAGCACGTTGGGCTACGAGAAAAAAACCAACCCGTACCTGCAGTTGGGCAAGGAGGAGTTTGTGCAGCGTGCTGTAGCGCAGGAGATGCTGCTGCCCGCTTACTTCCGCAAGATGGAGCAGTATAACTTGCATGGTGCCCCATTGCTGCGTGGGCTTGCGTTGCCTAAACCGCTTGGCGTAGACGAATTTGAGGACGCCAAAAACGAAGTAGACTCCATCGTGGTGGATACGCGTTTGCCTTACGCGTTTGCAGGCTCCCACCTACCTGGCTCGCTGAACCTGTGGTTGGAGGGCGGAACAGCCGTTTACACGGGCTGGATTTTGGGCTACGAACAGCGCATTCTGCTGGTGGTGGAGCGTCAAGCCGATGTGGAACGGGTGCTGCGACATTTTTGGCGGCTAGGCTTTGACAACATCTACGGCTACCTCTGCACGGGCGTGTCAGCATGGCAGGAACAAGGCAAACCCATAAGCCAAGTGCACGTGTTGTCCGCGCAGGATTTACAGGACAACCTTGCACGGTATGTGGTTTTGGATGTGCGCGAACCCAGCGAATGGCACAAAGAAGGCATAATCGAAGGCGCAGAGCAGGTTTTCTTTGCTGACCTGCCCAAACAAGCCGACAACCTGAACCGTAACAAGCGTTACGCCGTGATTTGTTCGGTGGGGAACCGCTCAGGAATCGCAGCCAGCCTCCTTAAACGCAAAGGATTTGCTGCAGTTAGCAACGTGTTGGGCGGCATGGATGCATGGAAAAAGCTGGGGTACCCAACCGTGAAGCCCCCCACCCCGCAGCCTACCGAACCCTAA
- a CDS encoding DUF2096 family protein, whose translation MSHVAKSKLLEEIIIELRKNKVEIPANVMTDLKSARTLIQIGNSESRARGETEPQIDQYLSSVEAYVMAEADKRLPPEKVEEWLAALDLASCNSCVTAPCEKEEKMRLIPGVPRDKKWIRVEPIEGLPVEKLEQMATEANLGFRREADGHLVVYGEDQAVKGFIKKAIKPSEKTTA comes from the coding sequence ATGAGTCACGTTGCCAAATCTAAACTTCTTGAAGAGATAATCATAGAACTCCGAAAGAACAAAGTGGAAATTCCAGCAAACGTCATGACAGACTTAAAATCCGCGCGAACCCTCATCCAAATCGGAAATTCCGAATCCCGCGCAAGAGGCGAAACGGAACCGCAAATTGACCAGTATCTTTCTAGTGTGGAAGCTTATGTTATGGCAGAAGCCGACAAGCGGTTGCCGCCTGAAAAAGTGGAAGAATGGCTGGCGGCGTTGGATTTGGCAAGCTGTAACAGCTGCGTTACGGCTCCGTGCGAAAAAGAAGAGAAGATGCGCCTAATTCCAGGTGTTCCCCGAGACAAAAAGTGGATTCGCGTCGAGCCAATTGAAGGGTTGCCTGTGGAGAAGCTGGAGCAGATGGCTACGGAGGCAAACCTTGGTTTTCGCCGTGAAGCAGATGGGCACTTAGTGGTCTATGGGGAAGACCAAGCCGTGAAGGGCTTCATAAAAAAGGCAATTAAGCCCAGTGAAAAAACCACTGCCTAA
- a CDS encoding tetratricopeptide repeat protein, with product MKQVQILFLAANPKDSSPLSLDQEVRSIDNALRGAEFRDRFNLEQQWAVRFNDLQGHLLRYKPNIVHFSGHGSPASEIILEDLNGNSRVVPSKALGRLFRVFKDTIKCVVLNACFSEQQAKAISENIDCVIGMTQAIGDRAAINFASSFYQALAYGRSVHDAFDLGCNQIDLANLNQEKVPQLLTKPGVDPQNVFFVSTGAAETLAPEKVDATPAPTPKRKQTFRRVKRSELPQEDDDDGGSPTVVGNPVAENQQGLTFFSYGNYQEAIKHFDAALKINPQMADALNNKGLSYINMYVASQNPSLLKEALKCIDAALKVNPMHVPALNNKGLALTHMSQLGHDIDMLNQAISYFTNAINIDPQYALAWNNKAVAENIRNQWTAYERLN from the coding sequence ATGAAGCAAGTTCAAATCCTTTTTCTGGCTGCTAACCCCAAAGACAGCAGCCCCCTTAGCCTAGACCAAGAGGTCCGCTCAATCGACAACGCGCTACGGGGTGCTGAATTTCGGGACCGCTTCAACTTGGAGCAGCAGTGGGCGGTCCGCTTCAACGACCTACAGGGGCACCTGCTCAGGTACAAGCCCAACATTGTTCACTTTAGCGGACACGGCAGCCCTGCAAGCGAAATCATCCTTGAAGACCTCAATGGTAACAGCCGCGTTGTTCCAAGCAAAGCCTTAGGCAGGCTGTTTCGCGTTTTCAAAGACACAATCAAATGTGTGGTCCTCAATGCCTGTTTTAGTGAACAGCAGGCAAAAGCCATCTCCGAAAACATTGACTGCGTCATCGGCATGACCCAAGCCATCGGCGACCGAGCCGCCATCAATTTCGCCAGCTCTTTCTACCAAGCTTTAGCTTACGGCAGAAGTGTCCATGACGCCTTTGATTTGGGATGTAACCAAATTGACCTCGCCAACCTTAACCAAGAGAAAGTGCCCCAGTTACTAACCAAACCAGGGGTTGACCCACAAAACGTCTTCTTCGTCTCCACGGGAGCTGCTGAAACTCTTGCTCCTGAAAAAGTAGACGCCACACCCGCCCCTACGCCGAAAAGAAAACAGACCTTTCGGCGCGTGAAGAGAAGTGAACTACCACAAGAAGATGATGACGACGGGGGATCGCCTACTGTTGTGGGGAATCCGGTGGCTGAGAACCAGCAAGGATTGACCTTTTTCAGCTACGGCAATTACCAAGAAGCCATAAAACATTTTGACGCCGCCCTAAAGATTAACCCTCAAATGGCTGACGCCTTAAACAACAAGGGTCTCAGCTACATCAACATGTACGTTGCCAGCCAGAACCCCAGTTTGCTCAAGGAAGCCCTAAAATGTATTGATGCAGCCCTCAAAGTTAACCCCATGCATGTGCCTGCCTTAAACAACAAGGGACTTGCACTCACACACATGAGCCAACTCGGCCACGACATTGACATGCTTAACCAAGCCATTTCTTACTTTACCAACGCCATAAACATTGACCCCCAATATGCTTTGGCCTGGAACAACAAAGCTGTGGCTGAAAACATCCGCAACCAGTGGACGGCATACGAGAGGCTGAACTAA
- the msrA gene encoding peptide-methionine (S)-S-oxide reductase MsrA: MNDATKPEGFEAVTLGAGCFWCTEAVFQQIRGVVKVEPGYAGGSLPNPTYEQVSTGQTGHAEVATITFDPEEVSFRELLEIFFGTHDPTQLNRQGADVGTQYRSVIFYRNADQKAAAEQLIAELTAEKVFDKPIVTAVEPLQTFYPAETYHKDYFKKHPKEPYCQAVIAPKISKLQKTFISKLKLP; encoded by the coding sequence ATGAACGACGCTACTAAACCTGAAGGTTTTGAAGCCGTAACTTTAGGTGCAGGCTGTTTCTGGTGCACCGAAGCCGTCTTCCAGCAGATCCGTGGCGTAGTAAAAGTTGAACCTGGCTACGCAGGCGGCAGCTTGCCTAACCCCACCTACGAACAAGTGTCCACGGGGCAAACGGGCCACGCGGAAGTTGCCACCATAACCTTTGACCCAGAAGAGGTTAGTTTTCGGGAGCTTTTGGAGATTTTCTTTGGAACCCATGACCCCACGCAGCTAAACAGGCAAGGCGCCGACGTAGGCACTCAATACCGCAGTGTCATCTTTTACCGCAACGCAGACCAGAAAGCCGCCGCGGAGCAGTTGATTGCAGAGTTAACCGCCGAGAAGGTCTTTGACAAACCCATAGTGACCGCTGTAGAGCCCCTACAAACGTTTTATCCTGCCGAAACCTACCATAAAGACTACTTCAAAAAGCACCCCAAAGAACCCTACTGCCAAGCCGTCATAGCCCCAAAAATCTCCAAACTGCAGAAAACGTTCATCTCAAAACTCAAGTTGCCCTAG
- a CDS encoding nitrous oxide reductase family maturation protein NosD: MDRKQELALFAVLLLGFSAAAGLNQVDVADAEYVPWVWHNSGITILSNGTVTPSNAPIRVQGNIYTLTSDVFSGIAVLRNDTILEGNGVRMFGPMYGTGILLQDVINVTVQNVNVQYFAQGIYLDNASSCVIQGNTMTGCDIEVAHNSADNKITHNTVTQEIRVNFCQNNTVTHNLASSICTSWASNITIEGNTVSDAKRSDAMLNQGNYTEGIYVDNSENCLVLDNKVERKNVGVDIWQSRNITLKANTLQDNQVGFKLWGADLPHNLHTIDLTNTVNGKPVYFLVNISDYQVPADAGWIAAVNCNNITVQNWNSTPNWDGVLFVETGQSQIANCMLEDNFNGIRLQNASSCTLIQNQIVNNQYAALQIEQTCNCTIFDNQVFGNYCFFDVWHNATGNQIYGNDFVGNWTGPIGAETRNQWDNEGQGNYWSTFTGIDRDQNGISDSPYILNTESSEADQYPLMKPLSQPPQAQTSSGGLLLSMPEEYLNYTIVNVDGALWAQIDGVYPIHMSEKPTDPVPMLYPTPPGTVNMHIKLDGAEQSWSNYSEVDPSALHYTDIGNWEMVYCTIQPSLTDFLLEIHYEHPVEVINGSSTFLYDLNIAPYLSASSAISTAHFRVQLPVNQSNVAVFTTGYSGSWSPLDVNSENCSEGVILTFDVVSEYGKPLWGDIAFVMSNNQIPEFTFGMALGLIAGASLAFIGVYLKDKPLKQRK; encoded by the coding sequence TTGGATAGAAAACAGGAATTGGCACTCTTTGCGGTCTTGCTGCTTGGGTTCTCGGCAGCGGCAGGGCTAAACCAAGTGGATGTGGCGGATGCGGAGTATGTGCCGTGGGTTTGGCACAACTCGGGAATCACCATCTTAAGCAACGGAACCGTCACACCCTCCAACGCGCCAATACGCGTCCAAGGCAACATTTACACGTTAACCTCGGACGTTTTTTCAGGCATCGCCGTCCTAAGAAATGACACCATACTTGAGGGAAACGGGGTGCGCATGTTTGGCCCCATGTATGGAACAGGCATTCTGCTTCAAGATGTCATCAACGTCACGGTGCAGAACGTGAATGTGCAGTATTTTGCTCAAGGCATTTACCTTGATAACGCCAGCTCATGCGTCATTCAAGGCAACACGATGACGGGCTGCGACATTGAAGTTGCCCACAACAGCGCGGATAACAAAATCACCCACAACACCGTCACCCAAGAAATTCGGGTCAACTTTTGCCAAAACAACACCGTCACACACAACCTTGCCAGCAGCATCTGCACCTCGTGGGCAAGCAACATAACAATCGAGGGCAACACGGTGTCCGATGCCAAACGGTCAGACGCAATGCTAAACCAGGGCAACTACACGGAGGGCATCTATGTGGACAACAGCGAAAACTGCCTCGTCTTAGACAACAAGGTAGAACGCAAAAACGTCGGAGTTGACATATGGCAAAGTCGCAACATCACCCTCAAAGCAAACACCCTTCAGGACAACCAAGTCGGCTTCAAGCTTTGGGGGGCAGACTTGCCGCATAACCTGCACACCATAGACCTGACCAACACGGTGAACGGTAAACCTGTCTACTTTCTGGTTAACATAAGCGACTATCAGGTGCCCGCCGACGCAGGTTGGATAGCTGCCGTGAACTGCAACAACATCACCGTGCAGAACTGGAATTCAACTCCCAACTGGGACGGCGTGCTCTTCGTAGAAACAGGGCAGTCCCAGATTGCCAACTGCATGTTGGAGGACAACTTTAACGGTATCAGGCTACAAAACGCTTCCAGTTGTACACTGATCCAAAACCAAATAGTCAACAACCAGTACGCGGCTCTGCAGATTGAGCAAACCTGCAACTGCACCATCTTTGATAACCAAGTTTTTGGTAACTACTGCTTTTTTGACGTGTGGCACAATGCTACAGGCAACCAAATTTACGGGAACGATTTTGTGGGCAACTGGACAGGCCCAATAGGTGCTGAAACGCGTAACCAATGGGACAACGAGGGGCAAGGCAACTACTGGAGCACCTTCACAGGCATAGACCGCGACCAAAACGGCATAAGCGACAGCCCCTACATCCTCAACACCGAATCGTCCGAAGCTGACCAGTACCCGCTTATGAAGCCCCTAAGCCAACCCCCCCAAGCCCAAACATCAAGCGGCGGCTTGCTTTTGTCGATGCCTGAAGAGTACCTCAACTACACCATAGTTAACGTTGACGGCGCGCTTTGGGCGCAAATTGACGGCGTGTACCCTATTCACATGTCCGAAAAACCCACCGACCCCGTCCCCATGCTCTACCCCACCCCACCTGGAACAGTTAACATGCACATCAAGTTGGATGGAGCGGAGCAGTCATGGAGCAACTACAGCGAAGTGGACCCCTCAGCGTTGCACTACACCGACATTGGGAACTGGGAGATGGTTTACTGCACTATTCAGCCCTCTTTGACGGATTTTCTTTTAGAAATCCACTACGAGCACCCCGTGGAAGTCATCAATGGTTCCTCCACGTTTCTTTATGACCTAAACATTGCACCCTACCTTTCCGCGTCAAGCGCCATCTCCACAGCCCATTTCAGGGTGCAGCTGCCTGTAAACCAGTCTAACGTGGCGGTTTTCACGACTGGCTACAGTGGCAGTTGGAGCCCCCTTGACGTTAACTCTGAAAACTGCTCTGAAGGGGTGATTTTAACGTTTGATGTGGTTTCTGAGTATGGTAAACCACTTTGGGGGGACATCGCGTTTGTTATGTCAAACAATCAAATTCCTGAATTTACCTTTGGGATGGCTTTGGGTTTGATTGCTGGCGCATCCTTAGCGTTTATAGGTGTTTATTTAAAGGATAAGCCACTGAAACAACGAAAATAG
- a CDS encoding TatD family nuclease-associated radical SAM protein has protein sequence MTNNPAPTAVYWLNNSLYLNLTNQCSNNCWFCFRNFKPGVGGFNLKLTKEPTLPEITTQLQQTLPNQRWKEVVFCGFGEPTARLDILLETARWIKKHHPQIPIRLDTNGHGYALNPGRNVAEELKAAGVSRASVSLNGHDQETYSENCRPNIPNAFKVTVDFVQKAKAGGLEVEVSAVRMPEVDLAKVGAVVEALGVPFRIRDYIPCFW, from the coding sequence ATGACAAACAACCCCGCCCCCACTGCAGTCTACTGGCTAAACAACAGCCTTTACCTAAACCTAACCAACCAATGCAGCAACAACTGCTGGTTCTGCTTTCGCAATTTTAAACCCGGCGTAGGCGGCTTCAACCTTAAACTCACCAAAGAACCCACCCTACCCGAAATCACCACCCAGCTCCAGCAGACCCTGCCAAACCAGCGTTGGAAGGAGGTTGTGTTCTGCGGCTTTGGTGAACCTACCGCGCGGCTCGATATCCTGCTGGAAACAGCAAGGTGGATAAAAAAGCATCACCCGCAAATTCCGATTCGGCTGGACACTAACGGACACGGCTACGCCCTTAACCCGGGCAGAAACGTTGCTGAAGAACTTAAAGCCGCAGGGGTTAGCCGAGCCAGCGTTAGCCTAAACGGACATGACCAAGAGACCTACAGCGAGAACTGCCGCCCCAACATCCCCAACGCGTTCAAGGTAACGGTTGATTTTGTGCAGAAAGCTAAAGCGGGGGGGCTTGAGGTGGAGGTTTCCGCGGTGAGGATGCCCGAAGTGGACCTTGCAAAGGTTGGGGCAGTGGTGGAAGCTTTAGGGGTGCCCTTCCGAATCAGGGACTACATTCCATGCTTTTGGTAA
- a CDS encoding thymidylate synthase yields the protein MHQFYIHVRLKVALQLPFCRGITLKHVKISAFDCPNAWFEALNQIWVQGDIFRVGFGSEETETKKLNLSIEIAHPENRPLVSDKAPCDFKYVQGYALEYLWCGEKQEETYTYGSRLNNPYGEKRPINQIEEAVARYVEEQRDRQVTMVIRLPEDIKKFDEHHRKSEPPCLSLIDTEILEGKMHLTCYFRSWDAYAGLPANIAGLQLFNEAFVSEINSRSNLDLETGKLIFHSKNCHIYQRQYKLVEELLNPKNETKSSSAAFTSKNHPK from the coding sequence TTGCACCAGTTTTATATTCATGTACGCCTCAAAGTAGCTTTACAACTACCGTTTTGCAGAGGAATCACCCTGAAGCACGTAAAAATCTCCGCCTTTGACTGTCCCAATGCATGGTTTGAAGCATTAAACCAAATTTGGGTTCAAGGCGACATCTTCCGCGTTGGTTTTGGCTCTGAAGAAACCGAAACCAAAAAACTCAATCTCTCAATCGAGATTGCCCATCCCGAGAACCGACCGTTAGTCAGCGATAAGGCTCCTTGCGACTTCAAGTATGTGCAGGGGTACGCGTTGGAGTATTTGTGGTGTGGCGAAAAGCAGGAGGAAACCTACACATACGGAAGCAGACTCAACAACCCCTACGGCGAGAAGCGCCCGATTAACCAAATCGAGGAAGCCGTCGCCCGTTACGTCGAAGAGCAACGAGACCGCCAAGTCACCATGGTCATTCGGCTCCCCGAAGACATCAAAAAATTCGATGAGCACCACCGAAAATCAGAACCGCCCTGCCTCAGCCTAATCGACACCGAAATCCTTGAAGGCAAAATGCACCTCACCTGCTACTTTCGCAGTTGGGACGCCTACGCAGGGTTACCCGCCAACATCGCGGGGCTCCAACTCTTCAACGAAGCATTCGTGTCAGAAATTAACAGCCGCAGCAACCTTGACTTGGAAACGGGTAAACTGATTTTTCACAGCAAAAACTGCCACATCTACCAACGGCAGTATAAGCTGGTGGAGGAACTGTTAAACCCCAAAAACGAAACCAAATCTTCTTCTGCCGCTTTCACCTCCAAGAACCACCCTAAATAA